One genomic segment of Hordeum vulgare subsp. vulgare chromosome 2H, MorexV3_pseudomolecules_assembly, whole genome shotgun sequence includes these proteins:
- the LOC123428516 gene encoding cationic peroxidase SPC4-like, with product MATTGSRSTLVLVYLTVAVLVSPALSAPLDGAGFHSATCPQLESIVFSSVQAALQREVALAAGLLRIFFHDCFPQGCDASVYLKGRGTEQAMGPNTTLQPRALQLVEDIRAKVHAACGPTVSCADISALATRDAVVLSGGPNYTVPQGQFDSLAPASQNVVNGLPSPATSSVSALARAFSGKGLRDLADLVALSGAHTVGRTGCPFFRDRAQRMDDAFSRRLAANCSAAPNRLQNLDVVTPDLFDNGYYKALVNSQGVFTSDMVLIKDRTTAPIVQQFARNKDAFFAQFAKSMAKLATAPRPGGNVGEIRRNCFSPNALRAIDTVVEAGEEEGFTASA from the coding sequence ATGGCGACTACGGGCAGCCGTAGTACACTGGTTCTGGTCTATCTGACCGTCGCAGTGCTAGTCTCCCCTGCCCTGTCCGCCCCTCTGGACGGCGCCGGCTTCCACTCGGCGACGTGCCCGCAGCTGGAGAGCATCGTGTTCTCCTCCGTGCAGGCGGCGCTCCAGCGGGAGGTGGCGCTCGCCGCCGGCCTGCTCCGCATCTTCTTCCACGACTGCTTCCCGCAGGGCTGCGACGCGTCCGTGTACCTCAAGGGCAGAGGCACGGAGCAGGCCATGGGGCCCAACACCACGCTGCAGCCGCGGGCGCTGCAGCTCGTGGAGGACATCCGCGCCAAGGTGCACGCCGCGTGCGGCCCCACCGTGTCCTGCGCCGACATCTCGGCGCTCGCCACCCGCGACGCCGTCGTGCTCTCCGGCGGGCCCAACTACACGGTACCGCAGGGCCAGTTCGACAGCCTCGCCCCAGCGTCTCAGAACGTCGTCAATGGCCTCCCGTCGCCGGCGACCTCCAGCGTATCCGCCCTCGCGCGCGCCTTCAGCGGCAAGGGCCTCCGTGACCTGGCCGACCTGGTGGCGCTCTCCGGCGCGCACACCGTCGGGAGGACTGGCTGCCCGTTCTTCCGCGACCGGGCTCAGCGCATGGACGACGCCTTCTCCCGGAGGCTGGCGGCCAACTGCAGCGCGGCCCCGAACCGGCTCCAGAACCTGGACGTGGTGACCCCCGACCTGTTCGACAACGGCTACTACAAGGCGCTGGTGAACAGCCAGGGCGTCTTCACCTCCGACATGGTGCTCATCAAGGACCGAACCACGGCGCCCATCGTGCAGCAGTTCGCGCGGAACAAGGACGCCTTCTTCGCGCAGTTCGCCAAGTCCATGGCCAAGCTCGCCACCGCGCCGAGGCCCGGCGGGAACGTCGGCGAGATCCGCCGCAACTGCTTCAGCCCCAACGCCCTGCGCGCCATCGACACCGTCGTCGAGGCCGGCGAGGAGGAAGGATTCACGGCTTCTGCCTGA